The Cyanobacteria bacterium FACHB-DQ100 genome contains the following window.
TTTCATACTCTGGTAACCCTTGCGATTTGAAATTATCAAACTGCTTCGAGGCTTGAGCGCGTTTGTCGGTTCCAGTAGACTTTTTCTTTTCTTTGTGAACCTTTTTACCGAATCCAGGAGAGCTTGTCATAATCGCAGTGCAGAAATGTCTATTAACAAAAGTTTACGACATTTTAAGAATGAATGGGGATCAGACTGCACCAAGTAGGCTTGCCATCAGTGCTTTCTGAGCGTGCATCCGGTTTTCCGCCTGATCCCAGACTTTCGATTGCTTGCCTTCGATCGCTTCATGGGTGATTTCCTCGCCTCGGTGCGCCGGGAGACAGTGCAGCACGATCGCGTCTTTGTCGGCATAGCTCATCAGTTGATCGTTTACCTGATAGGGCTGAAAAATCGGAATTCGACTGGCTGCGAGATCTTCTTGTCCCATGCTTGCCCACACATCGGTATAAATCACATGAGCGCCTTTGGCGGCAACGATCGGATCTTCAGTTAACAGCACTTCGGATTGACCATTGGCAATCTTTTCGGTCAGTTCGACAATTTCGCTCAAGGGTTGGTAGTCCTTGGGAGTTGCAACTCGGACATTCATTCCCACCAGCGCACACCCAATCATCAGCGAGTGCGCGACGTTGTTTCCGTCACCGACATAGGTTAGGGTCAAGCCAGAAAGCGTCGAAAAGGTTTCTTGAATAGTTTGGAGATCTGCCAGGATTTGACACGGATGCTCTAGATCCGTCAGAGCATTAATCACGGGGATTTCCATTTCTTTTGCAAAGGTTTCGAGGTCGGATTGCTCGAAGGTGCGAATCGCGAGGATATCAAGATAGCGATCGAGGACTCTGGCGGTATCTGCGATCGGTTCTCCCCGGCTGACTTGAGTGGCGTTCAGTGGTAAATCGAGTACCTGTCCGCCTAAGTGATACATCGCACTTGAGAAGCTGACACGGGTTCGAGTAGAGGCTTTATAAAACAACAAACCCAGCACAGGGGGATGTCCGTTGACGGTCACACGCGGGTTTAATTTTCCTGATTTTAACTGCGCGGCGATGTCTAACAGTTCCATCACTTCATCCGTGCTGAGATCTGACAATTTCAATAAATCTCGTCCTTTTAGTGATCCCATGTGCTTCTCCAAAAAATAAAAATCGCTCCCTACTCAAGCGTAAAGGAGCGTTGTTTTACCCAGCGTAGCAAATCTATCCGATCGAGCAAATAATCAATGCTTTATCCCTGTTTCAGTTGCAGGACTAATTTCTGCCATTGCGCCAACATCGCTGGATCAGAAGGCTGACCCTGCACCATCATCACCACGCCATCTTCAACTTGGCGAACACCGTACTGATTCTCGTTGACCAGCTTCTCCAGTAGCGGTAAGGTTCTGGCGAGGTATGCTTGACTATCTTTGAACGCTTTGCTGTATTCCTTCAGTTGCCAGAGATCTGCGATCGCATAATCGACCCGAACCTTTTGTCGGCGATCGTCATAGATCTCCAACGTTGGAAGGCGGACGATGATCCGACGGGTCGAAAGCTGCGGCACAAGATAGGTCGTCGTGCTAACACTCACATTGTCTGGAACATTGCGAATCACGTTATAGATATGGCTTGCGTGTTCCCATTGGCGCGGCAGTGGCACAAACACCCAAGGGCGCACCGAATCTGGAATCATAAACGAAAACGCTCGATGCGGATTTCCGCTCACCATAAATAACAG
Protein-coding sequences here:
- the argF gene encoding ornithine carbamoyltransferase; protein product: MGSLKGRDLLKLSDLSTDEVMELLDIAAQLKSGKLNPRVTVNGHPPVLGLLFYKASTRTRVSFSSAMYHLGGQVLDLPLNATQVSRGEPIADTARVLDRYLDILAIRTFEQSDLETFAKEMEIPVINALTDLEHPCQILADLQTIQETFSTLSGLTLTYVGDGNNVAHSLMIGCALVGMNVRVATPKDYQPLSEIVELTEKIANGQSEVLLTEDPIVAAKGAHVIYTDVWASMGQEDLAASRIPIFQPYQVNDQLMSYADKDAIVLHCLPAHRGEEITHEAIEGKQSKVWDQAENRMHAQKALMASLLGAV